The Amaranthus tricolor cultivar Red isolate AtriRed21 chromosome 6, ASM2621246v1, whole genome shotgun sequence genome has a segment encoding these proteins:
- the LOC130815680 gene encoding putative invertase inhibitor, producing MIIIIIPSSILTLLLLTITVDSTNLINQTCKISSMSDPNINFDFCIDAFHKAPSSFDANLTRLGLISIILVKHNVNDTIILAKTLLENFRGDNFTREGLEDCEELYEDSFLTLCQSARDYRGARFSDANIKVSSVIDASSTCEDGFGDFGVVSPLTKQNSDTFQLCAIALSIIDMLMY from the coding sequence atgattatcatcatcattccttcaTCCATTCTCACCCTTCTCCTCCTTACCATCACAGTCGATTCCACTAATCTCATCAATCAAACATGCAAAATCTCATCAATGTCTGACCCAAACATCAATTTCGATTTCTGTATTGACGCTTTTCACAAAGCGCCTTCAAGTTTCGACGCTAATCTTACTCGTTTAGGCTTAATTTCTATCATTCTGGTTAAACACAATGTGAATGATACCATCATTTTGGCTAAAACATTGTTGGAGAATTTCAGGGGTGATAATTTTACGAGGGAAGGATTGGAAGATTGTGAAGAGCTTTACGAGGAttcatttttgacactttgtcAATCTGCAAGAGATTATAGAGGTGCAAGATTTAGTGACGCTAATATTAAAGTTAGCTCGGTTATTGATGCTTCTTCTACTTGTGAAGATGGGTTTGGTGATTTTGGGGTAGTTTCTCCTTTGACGAAGCAAAATAGTGACACTTTTCAATTGTGTGCTATAGCACTTAGTATTATTGATATGTTAATgtattag
- the LOC130815263 gene encoding putative invertase inhibitor, with translation MNYQNNIFLFSSFFLFMTTINASILINQTCKNSSKTKPNINYKFCVYALQSFPASHCADITRLGQNAITLIKHNVTDTRCYIKQLLQYKKIGNDTKSALQDCIDLYSDSLSTLREAIIDYRSSRFVDANVKVSSVMDASSTCEDGFDDIGVVSPLKERNNRVFQLSAIALSIINMFDSPHVISMINIT, from the coding sequence ATGAATTATCAGAATAACATTTTCTTATTCTCCTCTTTCTTCTTATTCATGACTACCATTAACGCCAGTATTCTAATCAACCAAACATGCAAAAACTCCTCAAAAACCAAACCAAACATCAACTACAAATTCTGTGTTTACGCCTTACAATCCTTCCCTGCTAGCCATTGTGCCGATATCACTCGTCTAGGCCAAAACGCCATCACATTAATCAAACATAACGTAACCGACACGAGATGTTACATAAAACAACTATTGCAATACAAGAAGATTGGTAACGATACGAAATCGGCGTTACAGGATTGTATAGATCTTTATTCGGATTCACTCTCTACGTTAAGAGAGGCTATAATCGATTATAGATCGAGTCGATTTGTCGATGCGAATGTTAAGGTGAGTTCGGTAATGGATGCTTCGAGTACGTGTGAAGATGGATTTGATGATATTGGGGTTGTTTCTCCTTTGAAAGAACGGAATAATCGTGTTTTTCAGTTGTCTGCTATTGCCCTTTCTATTATTAATATGTTTGATTCTCCTCATGTTATTAGTATGATCAATATAACATAA
- the LOC130815443 gene encoding protein TIFY 10b-like yields the protein MSNTSTIDDSGRISGQKMSFSQACNLLSNYVKEKRALGISGNMDNRGRATMNLFPVGEKQVSEDSNACVGKTINLFPQLSGLNSGVNKHASPEPPIPQMTIFYGGQVLVFNDLPTDKAKEVMDLATSFDASHKKRKIETTNSTSPSPVDVPVSGQNTKPTLNPVLIPTHNTKQNLSVAPKFANNIAPPAVPSVSDLPIARKASLHRFLEKRKDRLIAKLPSDATKEGVQKPVEAKAAWLGLNSIQDFLIQRQQP from the exons ATGTCGAATACCTCTACGATTGATGATTCTGGAAGAATTTCCGGCCAAAAGATGAGTTTCTCACAAGCTTGTAATCTTTTAAGTAATTATGTTAAGGAAAAACGTGCTCTAGGAATTTCTGGGAATATGGATAATCGAG GACGTGCAACTATGAATTTGTTTCCAGTGGGGGAGAAGCAAGTTTCTGAAGATTCAAATGCATGTGTTGGGAAAACTATTAATCTGTTTCCTCAACTTTCCGGGCTCAATTCTGG TGTGAACAAGCATGCTAGCCCTGAGCCTCCGATTCCCCAAATGACCATCTTCTATGGAGGGCAAGTATTAGTCTTTAATGACTTGCCTACCGACAAGGCAAAGGAAGTCATGGATCTCGCTACCAGCTTTGATGCTAGCCACAAGAAGAGGAAAATCGAAACTACCAATTCGACTTCCCCTAGCCCCGTTGATGTCCCTGTCTCGGGCCAAAACACCAAACCAACCCTGAATCCAGTCCTAATTCCAACCCACAACACAAAGCAGAACTTGAGTGTTGCACCTAAATTTGCAAACAACATCGCTCCACCTGCTGTCCCTAGTGTGTCTG ATCTGCCTATTGCTAGGAAGGCTTCACTTCACCGTTTCCTCGAGAAGAGAAAAGATAG GCTTATAGCTAAACTCCCCTCCGATGCTACCAAAGAAGGCGTACAGAAGCCGGTTGAGGCCAAGGCAGCATGGCTTGGACTGAATTCTATTCAAGACTTCCTGATTCAGAGGCAACAACCGTAG